From Mycteria americana isolate JAX WOST 10 ecotype Jacksonville Zoo and Gardens chromosome 4, USCA_MyAme_1.0, whole genome shotgun sequence, one genomic window encodes:
- the C1QTNF7 gene encoding complement C1q tumor necrosis factor-related protein 7 encodes MFVLLYVTSLAIYTSEQPLQSQFKGENYYTRYICSIPGLPGPAGPPGAGGSPGPHGRIGLPGRDGRDGRKGEKGEKGSAGLRGKTGPLGPAGEKGDQGQSGKKGPGGLTGAKGEVGPAGPPGPKGDKGDRGEPGAPGVCKCGKIVLKSAFSVGITTSYPEERLPIVFNKVLFNEGEHYNPSTGKFICAIPGIYYFSYDITLANKHLAIGLVHNGKYRIKTFDANTGNHDVASGSTVIYLQPEDEVWLEIFYTDQNGLFSDPTWADSLFSGFLLYVDTDYLDALSDEDEL; translated from the exons ATGTTTGTGTTGCTTTACGTTACAAGTTTAGCCATCTACACGAGCGAACAACCTCTTCAAAGTCAGTTCAAAGGAGAAAATTACTACACCAGATACATCTGTAGCATCCCTGGTTTGCCAGGCCCTGCAGGTCCCCCCGGAGCCGGCGGATCCCCGGGGCCACATGGACGCATTGGTCTTCCAGGAAGAGATGGTAGAGATggcaggaagggagaaaaaggtgaaaaagggaGCGCAG gttTAAGAGGAAAGACTGGGCCATTAGGACCAGCTGGAGAGAAAGGAGACCAAGGTCAGTCTGGTAAAAAAGGACCTGGAGGATTGACTGGTGCCAAAGGTGAAGTAGGTCCAGCTGGACCACCTGGACCTAAGGGAGATAAAGGAGACCGAGGAGAGCCAGGTGCACCAGGGGTCTGTAAGTGTGGAAAGATAGTGCTGAAGTCTGCCTTTTCTGTTGGCATCACCACCAGCTACCCAGAGGAAAGATTACCAATTGTATTCAATAAAGTCCTCTTCAATGAGGGGGAGCATTACAACCCTTCCACAGGGAAGTTTATCTGTGCCATCCCagggatttattatttttcttatgataTCACCTTAGCAAACAAGCATCTTGCGATTGGGCTGGTTCACAATGGGAAGTACCGGATAAAGACATTTGATGCGAACACAGGCAACCACGATGTAGCGTCTGGATCCACAGTGATCTACCTTCAGCCAGAAGATGAAGTATGGCTTGAGATCTTCTACACTGACCAAAACGGTCTCTTTTCTGATCCAACGTGGGCAGACAGTTTGTTTTCTGGATTTCTCTTATACGTTGATACAGATTACCTTGACGCTTTATCGGATGAAGATGAGCTCTGA